The following DNA comes from Triplophysa rosa unplaced genomic scaffold, Trosa_1v2 scaffold254_ERROPOS399912, whole genome shotgun sequence.
tcatTCTTCTTTAACTGTTTGTGATGATCAGATGAGCTGAAGTTTTTTTTGGGAGGTCAGGATCATTTCTCCAGTACAGATGAGAGCGGAGATTTTGCTCGGCGAGATTTCTCGATACTCTCAAACGTCGGCATCCCATGAGGCATTTCCAAACGCTTGCTCTCAGATCCCATGATGCTCTCTGCTTCCTCTGCATGGAGTGTTACATTGAGGACATTTGTACCGAATACACGTCTTGTGAATTGATGTGAATGATTATTAATGATCCAAAGATATGGATTGGGTGTGTTTTCTACCTCTCATGCGATGAATGAGTGAGCCGTACGCCATGTCCATCTGATAGGCCATAATAAAACTCAGAGGCATGACAGGAGCCAGTAATGCAGCTCTCCTCTTCTTCATGGCTCTGTGAacatcacacaacacacacactacacagaTGAAAAAGGAAATAATGACTTTTCTGCCAGGTGAGAGTGTTTAACGTGGGCAGAACGTGTGGTGAACGCAGGAGCGAGGGAGACCCACCCGATGCTGAGACCCAGCGTCACCAAACCAAATAAAGAGCCGAAGTACTTGAGAAACTCTCTGGACCAGGCGATCTGCATGGCCATCTGACGCTCACGCATCTGATTCTGCATCTGTAACTGACGCTCCAGctgcacaaaaaaacacaacccATTCTGCCATTAGAAAACCCTTCTGTGACACAGAAAAGGGAAACGTAGTGTATCCTTGTGTTTGTTTCTcctacagcacacacacacaattgacATTTTTACACCTTTAGTGAGATGAGAATGTGTTTTTTGTACGTTAATGAGCTCATATCGGTCACAGACGATATGCAAATGAACCGAATTCTGTGTCAGATTATTCAATAGTCCTCGTTAGCATAAAGGTGAGAGTTTATTCATGATGAAAACACACACGTGGGACCTATGAACAGCTCACATTAAGAACATTGATCTTCAGGTCATTATTACACAAAAGCACTTCCTGTGTGTGAGAGGAAGTTCAGTGGTCTGATTCCAGACACATCGTGCTGCGAGACAGATTACAGCTTTCAGCCGTACGTCAAGTTGACAAATGAGTGACTAATGAGAAGCAAACTTCCTCCAGGGTCCAATCACGTTAAAGCATCACTTCACGGACACAAAGGTATCAATTATGTTTAACCAATCACGTGGTGTCTGATTTAAGTGTTCGTCAAGCACACGGCTTCATTTCACTGTGACTTGAAAGACTCTTTGACTTTATCATGAAAAGACTCGAACCGACAGACTGACTTCATACTGAGAAACATCAAACATATCTGAGAAAACCACAGAGAAATCACAAGATCTCATGTCTGTATGTTTGTACACGTGTCGGAGCTTCTAACCTGCTGTCAAACCTCATGATCCAGAACATCACACTTCTCTAATGGCTTCTAACAGCTCTTATGACATGattcaaaacattcacttgtgtTTTTCATGCAATCCTATGTACATTATTGTATTCCTATAACCAATCTCACCAATCATCCGTTTAGCTTGGAGAAAAcccctacaaatagacaagacgccttaccctcattctctctacattttcgcagcatccctcctccaccccaactCCCTTTTTACCGCAGTATAACCCGAGTCCGGGCACATACCGGGACCTCTCCTCCGAGTTCGGGCCAACTACCAAGCTCAGAGCCCTCTCCCCGAGACatcacgccaaatacgcatactatccgtcccttATTATGCGTACTCATTATCTGCGCGGTGAACTCGTGAAGTGCATAAAGAGAAAAACCAGCATCTGTTTCGCCTTTGAATCTAGTCAGGAGAATGAAAGCAAAGGATTGTCCAGAAGGACCGTTTAGGGCTcgcctgattttgccaagtggttgatgtcgttagggcaacatcatgttgacactgggacaacatttaaatcaaccaatcagatttcagaaataagtttacagtttatttgaagTTTAATCTTACAACAAGCCtgggcccagttgcataaactgcttagactagttaGTCATAACTTCTTCAAGTCAGTGACATAAAAAGGCAGATTGGTctaattaaaatctaaaaagtaCGACttattagtcctaactaattgctagtcagtgagactagtggTTAAGATACAGTCTTAACTTTGCGGCTATGTTTAAGCAACTGGCCCCAGGaataggtgcttctagaccattgtttttcacttatcatttccctctgatttaaGGGGTAAGccgggtttggtgtgggtttaggtttcatttataaatatgttgccctgaggacatcaaccacttggcaaaatcaggtcgagcgacACTTTACAGAGGAAggtttttatttgttctgtcTTACACATTTCCGCTGTGACACGGCGGCTGCAGCACCACGGCTGTGATAACTGAAGCTACGCCGCATTctttgcgtctacatttgggcggcgTCATGGAAACATTACCACAAACTGACGCAGAGATGTGGGGGTGTGATTGATCGAGGTGTTTTTGGCAGATCTGGATCAGACCTGGATCAGattcgtttttgttttgttttagttcagttttaaatcattttgtgcAAAGCTTTTGAGTTTTGTGACTTTGGAAGTATTTTACATGCACAAACGgttatttaaaggtgcagttcttaattaacagcggccactaccgttgtattatagatttgcaatgaatcgctcagtccaaacacgacggtggccaccacagtacaaaaagatgtcgttctcatgttgacgcggggaagagatcatgcgggcattagaaagactgtagaaagagccatgtcgtatgtattacataaaataaaaggtttgtggattttaagtttaaaaagaaggataaaagtaaGGCAGGAGctggacctgtgttaatattagaAAGACTTTTGcgttaagacccgcggtactgaggcttttagcagatatgtactcagatatctatggagatactttccagcagagagagagacattggagagaaagatcgtctaaaaatcacctccgaggaggatgctttgattcggatcagtatgtgagtaacatactaacataccaagatatgttgttgtgtaatgttaactgtgtgacggagcagttttgagcatcattgCTTAtgtggaaccgctttaatattgtaactgtactcgtccagatactggagagagagagagcgagagcgtgtgggcaatgatgaataaactttcagtgaATCCAcaggtcacatgcgttccgcaccggagagcacgatccatacggatcatcccgcgatccgtttcaccacgataccgcggaggaagaggaaacgcacgttgtagagttgtttgtccgtttaggtctgctgtacaaaacatggcggtgaattcaatgtatgtaggccgctctgtatgtagatataaacagcttattctaaggtattacaattagggatgcaccgaaatgaaaattcttgtccgaagccgaacatgatgtgaaacacttggccgaaggccgaataataccgaacaccgaacatggatttttgcatttcttctatttattaagctatttttttcactattgcacaaactgaatagtcaaaatgtgcttttcataatttgtcttgctttccaataaaatacaatacaactaaatataaaattgagcaaaacaaagtaaattcaaacaaaaattgagccctctcccttcatgaatagcctatattaattaggtctataactgactgctaaaagaatgtgatgcaagttactctgtacccctacaacaaaacacttcattaaaaactgtcattccacattaggctataagataaaatatgaataaaagaaaactgttggattatgataggctacattgcaaaatgatttgagaaaataaaacatccattgcaagcaattctgactgatgctgactgacaaccatttcagttcacgtctctcctccaaactccgcccacaaaagatgactgtcactgttctctcagaaggtgcacagaacatactttgacaagttgcttagtagggctgaacgattaatcgaaatcgaatcgcaatcgcgatgtgagacgttgcgatttgctaatcgcaagaggctgcgatgtggaagcgatgtgaaattTAGGAAatgcgtctgttccaagcccgctttgagtggcattcttgctaaccaactgagtgagtgcacctccgttatgcctatcagcactgccccagccaactgcgtaaacgtccgtcattaaaaaaacaaacaaacagaaggca
Coding sequences within:
- the plgrkt gene encoding plasminogen receptor (KT), with product MGFLLSKSMEQNFQKQQEFMLLNARLQLERQLQMQNQMRERQMAMQIAWSREFLKYFGSLFGLVTLGLSIGAMKKRRAALLAPVMPLSFIMAYQMDMAYGSLIHRMREEAESIMGSESKRLEMPHGMPTFESIEKSRRAKSPLSSVLEK